The following are encoded together in the Streptomyces tsukubensis genome:
- a CDS encoding WXG100 family type VII secretion target, giving the protein MSEGIIDLQFPLARQAIEELRGQTQQIIETLNRLEDELKPLVTTWEGSDQEMYLVVQQEWDAATKRMAQLLGDSGDLVQMIHDNHSRDMRKSADNWGNVRAR; this is encoded by the coding sequence ATGAGCGAAGGCATCATCGACCTGCAGTTCCCCCTGGCCCGACAGGCGATCGAGGAGCTGCGGGGCCAGACCCAGCAGATCATCGAAACCCTCAACAGGCTGGAGGACGAGCTGAAGCCGCTCGTCACCACCTGGGAGGGCAGCGACCAGGAGATGTACCTCGTCGTCCAGCAGGAGTGGGACGCGGCCACCAAGAGGATGGCGCAACTCCTCGGCGACAGCGGAGACCTGGTCCAGATGATTCACGACAACCACTCCCGCGACATGCGCAAGAGCGCGGACAACTGGGGCAACGTGCGGGCCCGCTGA
- a CDS encoding type VII secretion system-associated protein: MAGDKADVKHFDLKQMENFRDNEVAPVYTAAKKHREDGDGTHIRPLGQLIDGHTTADNLTQDQQLLRIGKMVTEPLVSGPTLIENVRTAAESIDKLLGDQMDLFKELKEALTETIDEANKTKNKNLEAIDAQTLLQTFEEVDTLTAGGAESSDET; this comes from the coding sequence ATGGCCGGTGACAAGGCCGATGTCAAGCATTTCGACCTCAAGCAGATGGAGAACTTCCGGGACAACGAGGTGGCGCCGGTGTACACCGCCGCCAAGAAGCACCGCGAGGACGGCGACGGGACCCACATCCGCCCCCTCGGTCAGCTCATCGACGGGCACACCACCGCGGACAACCTCACCCAGGACCAGCAGCTCCTGCGCATCGGCAAGATGGTCACGGAACCACTCGTCTCGGGACCGACCCTGATCGAGAACGTCCGCACCGCCGCCGAGTCCATCGACAAGCTGCTCGGTGACCAGATGGACCTCTTCAAGGAGCTGAAGGAGGCGCTCACCGAGACCATCGACGAGGCCAACAAGACCAAGAACAAGAATCTGGAAGCGATCGACGCGCAGACGCTGCTCCAGACCTTCGAAGAGGTCGACACACTCACCGCGGGTGGCGCCGAGTCGAGCGACGAAACCTGA